A genomic window from Caballeronia sp. SBC1 includes:
- a CDS encoding H-NS family nucleoid-associated regulatory protein, whose product MSQYTELKAQIAKLQEQAEEARRAELEAVLVDIRRKIVEYGLTAQDLGLSVVRRGRPPKKEPLPPIYQDPKSGSTWSGRGKPPKWIAGKNRERFLISQAHS is encoded by the coding sequence ATGTCGCAATACACCGAGCTCAAGGCGCAGATCGCCAAGCTTCAGGAACAGGCGGAGGAGGCGCGCCGCGCAGAACTGGAAGCAGTACTGGTAGATATCAGGCGCAAGATTGTGGAATATGGACTCACAGCCCAGGATTTGGGGCTCTCGGTTGTCCGGCGAGGCCGGCCACCCAAGAAGGAGCCGCTGCCGCCGATCTATCAGGACCCCAAGTCGGGCAGCACCTGGAGCGGCCGCGGCAAGCCGCCGAAATGGATTGCGGGAAAGAATCGCGAGCGCTTCCTGATTAGTCAGGCGCATTCTTAA
- a CDS encoding PXPV repeat protein gives MKRIVTHLLVAAGLAMGAVGAAQAHTDLSIGLSLGVPVYAQPAPVYVQPAPFYRAPPPAWGHRDGRWGAPDRGRWNRTGWDNGGYGHDGWNRRG, from the coding sequence ATGAAACGCATCGTCACTCATTTGCTCGTTGCCGCCGGTCTTGCGATGGGTGCCGTCGGCGCCGCGCAGGCTCATACTGATCTCTCTATTGGGCTGTCGCTAGGCGTGCCGGTTTATGCGCAACCTGCACCGGTTTATGTCCAGCCCGCGCCGTTCTATCGCGCTCCGCCACCCGCCTGGGGACATCGCGACGGTCGTTGGGGCGCACCGGACCGAGGACGTTGGAACCGCACCGGCTGGGATAACGGTGGTTACGGTCATGACGGCTGGAATCGTCGCGGCTAA
- the aqpZ gene encoding aquaporin Z: MRLGQRLGAEMFGTFWLVLGGCGSAVLAAGYPQLGIGFAGVALAFGLTVLTMAYAIGHISGCHLNPAVSVGLTVAGRFPVRDLVPYIAAQVVGGVIGAYVLSVIASGAPGFDLVASGFATNGYGDHSPGHYTMIAALVCEVVMTFFFLFVILGATDSRAPAGFAPIAIGLCLTLIHLISIPVTNTSVNPARSTGPALFVGGAAMEQLWLFWVAPIIGAIIAGVVYPLLTGAKNRALASA, from the coding sequence ATGCGATTAGGACAGCGCCTCGGCGCAGAAATGTTTGGTACGTTCTGGCTCGTGCTGGGCGGCTGCGGCAGCGCAGTGCTAGCGGCGGGTTACCCTCAACTTGGTATTGGCTTTGCGGGCGTAGCGCTCGCGTTCGGCCTTACCGTGCTCACCATGGCCTACGCCATCGGCCACATTTCAGGTTGCCACTTGAACCCGGCGGTGAGCGTCGGTTTGACGGTCGCAGGACGCTTCCCGGTTCGCGATCTGGTTCCGTACATTGCGGCCCAAGTTGTGGGTGGCGTGATCGGTGCATATGTGTTGTCGGTAATCGCCAGCGGCGCGCCGGGCTTTGACCTGGTCGCGAGCGGCTTTGCCACCAACGGTTACGGCGATCACTCGCCCGGTCATTACACAATGATTGCCGCGCTCGTGTGTGAAGTCGTGATGACGTTCTTCTTCCTGTTCGTCATCCTGGGTGCGACCGACAGCCGTGCGCCTGCCGGGTTTGCGCCAATCGCCATTGGCCTGTGCCTGACGCTGATCCACCTGATCTCGATTCCGGTTACGAATACGTCGGTGAACCCGGCGCGTTCCACGGGTCCGGCATTGTTCGTGGGCGGAGCAGCAATGGAACAGCTGTGGCTGTTCTGGGTGGCTCCGATCATTGGCGCCATCATCGCTGGCGTGGTTTATCCGTTGCTGACCGGTGCGAAGAACCGGGCGCTTGCTTCGGCGTGA
- the motB gene encoding flagellar motor protein MotB translates to MPTNKDRPIFIKRVISNKKAHHGGAWKLAYADFMTAMMAFFLLMWLLSAVSPVQRQGIAEYFNMPLKNAIMGGQKTGMDSSIIDGGGRDISSPEPGTTRMSDGTRRVDRLDEQTLRAAQGELERRDQARLHELQVKLMSAIEANPVLRQFRQQIRIDSTQQGLRIEIVDTQKRPMFALASNNVEPYMRDILREIGKALNDVPNRIVVQGHTDATQYAGGEKGYSNWELSADRANASRRELISGGMDESKVLRVLGLASTQNLNKQDAFDPENRRISILVLNHRSEEAMTREDQPATTITSNAGGPGGPGELQPNFGSLAPALPAKPAAP, encoded by the coding sequence ATGCCGACCAACAAAGATCGTCCGATTTTCATCAAGCGCGTCATATCGAACAAGAAGGCGCACCACGGCGGCGCCTGGAAGCTGGCTTACGCCGACTTCATGACGGCGATGATGGCCTTTTTCCTGTTGATGTGGCTGCTGAGCGCAGTGTCGCCGGTGCAGCGCCAGGGGATTGCCGAGTATTTCAACATGCCGCTCAAGAACGCAATTATGGGCGGGCAGAAGACCGGCATGGACTCCAGCATTATCGACGGCGGCGGGCGCGATATTTCGAGCCCCGAGCCGGGCACGACCCGCATGAGCGACGGCACGCGGCGCGTGGACCGGCTTGATGAGCAGACGCTGAGAGCCGCGCAGGGCGAACTCGAACGGCGTGATCAGGCCCGTCTGCACGAGCTGCAGGTCAAGCTGATGTCCGCGATTGAAGCGAACCCGGTGTTGCGCCAGTTCAGGCAGCAGATCCGGATTGATTCGACACAGCAGGGGCTGCGCATCGAGATCGTCGATACCCAGAAGCGTCCGATGTTCGCGCTCGCAAGCAACAACGTGGAGCCCTACATGCGCGACATCCTGCGCGAGATCGGCAAGGCGCTGAATGACGTGCCGAACCGGATCGTGGTGCAAGGACACACCGACGCCACGCAATACGCGGGCGGTGAAAAGGGTTACAGCAACTGGGAGTTGTCGGCGGACCGCGCGAATGCGTCGCGGCGCGAGCTGATCTCGGGCGGCATGGATGAATCGAAGGTCTTGCGCGTGCTTGGACTGGCATCGACGCAGAACCTGAACAAGCAGGATGCTTTCGATCCCGAGAACCGGCGCATCAGCATCCTGGTGTTGAACCACAGGTCGGAAGAGGCGATGACGCGCGAAGACCAGCCGGCGACCACGATTACAAGCAACGCGGGTGGCCCCGGCGGCCCGGGCGAGCTCCAGCCCAACTTCGGCTCGCTGGCGCCGGCATTGCCGGCCAAGCCGGCTGCACCATGA
- the rpsU gene encoding 30S ribosomal protein S21 — translation MTTIVLKENEPFDVAIRRFRRTIEKNGLIAELRERQSYEKPTTARKRKKAAAVSRLRKRLRSQMLPKKLH, via the coding sequence ATGACCACTATTGTTTTGAAAGAAAACGAGCCGTTCGACGTCGCGATCCGTCGCTTTCGCCGGACCATCGAAAAGAACGGCCTGATCGCCGAACTTCGCGAACGTCAGTCGTACGAAAAGCCGACAACGGCACGCAAGCGCAAGAAGGCGGCAGCAGTCAGCCGTCTGCGTAAGCGTCTGCGCAGCCAGATGCTGCCCAAGAAGCTTCACTAA
- a CDS encoding response regulator gives MIKNILAVDDSAAMRQILSATFVAAGYRVVIAMDGAQAYEEALAEQFDLVITDQNMPAMSGLELIGKLRGHRAYANTPILVLTTESGEPFKASARAVGATGWIEKPFDPDMLTELVATLSGAEHPN, from the coding sequence ATGATCAAGAACATTCTGGCTGTCGACGACTCGGCTGCCATGCGGCAAATCCTCTCGGCGACGTTTGTCGCGGCGGGGTATCGCGTGGTGATTGCCATGGATGGCGCACAAGCCTACGAAGAGGCGCTCGCCGAACAGTTCGATCTCGTGATCACCGACCAGAACATGCCGGCAATGAGCGGCCTGGAGCTGATCGGGAAATTGCGCGGACATCGTGCCTATGCGAATACGCCGATCCTGGTGCTCACGACCGAGTCGGGCGAGCCGTTCAAAGCATCGGCGCGCGCAGTGGGCGCGACGGGCTGGATCGAAAAACCGTTCGACCCCGACATGCTGACCGAACTGGTCGCCACGTTGTCGGGAGCGGAACACCCGAACTGA
- a CDS encoding Cof-type HAD-IIB family hydrolase → MYSIIATDLDGTLLNNDHQVDPFTVETVRKLESRGVRFIIATGRHYRDVVGIRKVLGIDAYLITSNGARIHAPDNERIYARDIAPAAVRRLVQPDLAGSERVIVNLFADNAWLIDRHAPELLAFHQDSGFDYDVMDLREHDGENIAKVLYIGEPEDLKLTAANLEREFGDSIYVTYSMPDCLEVMTSDVSKGRALQFVLDRLDIDTAHCVAFGDNMNDIDLLETAGRPFMMNNANPALIKRLPNVPRTGNNFEAGVAHQLRALFGMTDELAAPVRADE, encoded by the coding sequence ATGTATTCCATCATTGCTACCGATCTCGACGGCACCTTGCTCAACAACGACCATCAGGTCGATCCGTTCACCGTCGAAACGGTCCGCAAACTGGAATCGCGCGGTGTGCGTTTCATCATCGCGACGGGGCGGCATTATCGCGATGTGGTCGGGATTCGGAAAGTGCTCGGTATTGACGCTTATCTGATCACATCGAATGGCGCGCGCATTCACGCGCCGGACAACGAACGTATCTACGCTCGCGACATCGCTCCGGCGGCCGTGCGCCGTCTTGTCCAGCCTGATCTGGCTGGAAGCGAGCGCGTGATCGTGAATCTTTTCGCCGATAACGCCTGGTTGATCGACCGTCACGCGCCCGAATTGCTGGCGTTCCATCAGGATTCGGGCTTTGACTACGACGTGATGGACCTGCGTGAGCACGACGGCGAGAACATTGCGAAGGTGCTGTATATCGGCGAGCCGGAAGATCTCAAGCTGACTGCGGCGAATCTCGAACGTGAATTCGGTGATTCCATTTATGTCACTTATTCGATGCCTGATTGTCTCGAGGTGATGACGTCTGACGTCTCAAAGGGGCGCGCGTTGCAGTTCGTGCTGGACAGGCTTGATATTGACACAGCGCATTGTGTTGCTTTTGGCGACAACATGAACGACATCGATCTGCTCGAAACCGCAGGCCGGCCATTCATGATGAACAACGCAAATCCGGCGCTGATAAAACGCCTCCCGAATGTCCCGCGGACCGGCAACAACTTCGAGGCTGGCGTTGCGCATCAATTGCGTGCGTTGTTCGGCATGACGGATGAACTCGCCGCGCCGGTTCGCGCTGACGAGTAA
- the motA gene encoding flagellar motor stator protein MotA translates to MLIFIGTLVTLLSVFGGYALEGGHLGALVQPVEILMIAGAGLGAFILGNGMKTIKSTLRVIPTLFKGSKYNKDVYMELMALLYVLLAKARKEGTLTLESDIDDPSKSPIFGQYPKILADRHIVEFLTDYLRLMVGGNMNAFEIESLMDEEIETHHAEGEGPAQALHKVGDAMPAFGIVAAVMGVVHTMASADQPPAVLGEMIAQALVGTFLGILLSYGLIGPLASVAEQRVAESTKMFQCIKVTILASLNGYAPAIAVEFGRKVLFSTERPSFSELEEHVRRVKAK, encoded by the coding sequence GTGCTGATTTTCATCGGAACACTAGTGACGCTGTTGTCCGTTTTCGGCGGTTATGCGCTGGAAGGCGGTCACCTTGGCGCACTGGTCCAGCCCGTTGAAATCCTGATGATCGCGGGCGCCGGCCTGGGCGCATTCATCCTCGGCAACGGCATGAAGACGATCAAGTCCACGCTGCGCGTGATCCCGACGCTCTTCAAGGGCTCGAAGTACAACAAGGACGTGTACATGGAGCTGATGGCGCTGCTCTATGTGCTGCTCGCGAAAGCGCGCAAGGAAGGGACGCTGACCCTTGAGTCCGATATTGACGATCCGTCCAAAAGCCCGATCTTCGGCCAGTACCCGAAGATCCTGGCGGATCGGCATATCGTCGAATTCCTTACTGATTATTTGCGCCTGATGGTCGGCGGCAACATGAACGCGTTCGAGATCGAAAGCCTCATGGACGAGGAGATCGAGACGCATCACGCGGAAGGCGAAGGCCCGGCGCAGGCGCTGCACAAGGTAGGCGACGCGATGCCGGCATTCGGTATTGTCGCGGCCGTGATGGGCGTGGTTCACACCATGGCATCCGCCGATCAGCCGCCGGCGGTTCTTGGCGAGATGATCGCGCAGGCGCTGGTCGGGACGTTCCTCGGCATCTTGCTGTCCTATGGGCTGATCGGCCCGCTCGCGAGCGTCGCGGAACAGCGCGTGGCCGAGTCGACGAAAATGTTCCAGTGCATCAAGGTGACAATCCTGGCGAGCCTGAACGGCTACGCGCCGGCTATCGCGGTGGAATTCGGCCGCAAAGTGCTCTTCTCCACCGAGCGTCCGTCGTTCTCCGAACTGGAAGAACACGTACGCCGCGTGAAGGCGAAGTAA
- the cheA gene encoding chemotaxis protein CheA, which yields MTLDITQFYQTFFDEADELLADMEQLLLALDLANPDPEDLGAIFRAAHSIKGGAATFGFSALTETTHILESLLDRARNNELVLRRDMIDTFLETKDVLSDQLSAYRASAEPDAAAAKAICAKLEYLRDNDPADGGIAAAEVAEPEPSFAEAAAIAQDLAQVALALGPNEPPPHVVEQANEAVEEDGEWAEFPATPDASQDANGAGQDGPHLKITLRGVGEKDQALLTEELGNLGSVVGEMKSGGDLTLWLDSDVSADDIVAVCCFVIDEAQIAVSRGNAADAAPASGSQAAAEQEDLEALNEVAAKAPASEKTEPAAVSAAAAESRTKTSASVAVTEALEAPKAPEGDKKTKAAAAPAAAEGSSIRVGVEKVDQLINLVGELVITQAMLAETTSTFDPALHDRLFNGMAQLERNARDLQEAVMSIRMMPMDYVFSRFPRLVRDLAGKLGKEVELVTFGQATELDKSLIERIIDPLTHLVRNSLDHGIETVEARRAAGKAAAGQLVLSAAHHGGNIVIEVSDDGAGLRRDKILAKALKQGMQVNEQMSDDEVWQLIFMPGFSTAEKVTDISGRGVGMDVVKRNIQAMGGHVEIQSREGRGTTTKIVLPLTLAILDGMSVKVGAEIFILPLNFVMESLQPVAEDIYTVAGGERVVRVRGEYLPLVALHQVFEVTDARTEPTQGIITIIQSEGRRFAMLIDELVGQQQVVVKNLETNYRKVHGISAATILGDGRVALIVDVAALNRENRSAHGALSH from the coding sequence ATGACACTCGACATTACGCAGTTCTATCAAACATTCTTCGACGAAGCCGACGAGCTGCTCGCGGATATGGAGCAGTTGCTGCTCGCGCTGGATCTGGCGAATCCCGATCCCGAGGATCTTGGCGCGATCTTTCGCGCGGCGCATTCGATCAAAGGCGGCGCGGCCACGTTTGGATTTTCGGCGCTGACCGAAACCACGCACATCCTCGAGTCGTTGCTCGATCGGGCGCGCAATAACGAACTGGTCCTGCGTCGCGACATGATCGATACGTTCCTTGAAACCAAGGACGTGCTGTCGGATCAGCTCAGCGCATATCGCGCCAGTGCTGAGCCGGACGCGGCCGCCGCGAAGGCGATTTGCGCGAAGCTTGAATACTTGCGCGACAACGATCCGGCTGACGGCGGTATCGCTGCCGCTGAAGTAGCGGAGCCGGAGCCGTCGTTCGCCGAAGCCGCCGCAATCGCGCAGGATCTCGCGCAAGTCGCGCTGGCGCTCGGGCCGAACGAGCCGCCGCCGCATGTGGTCGAGCAAGCGAATGAGGCGGTCGAGGAAGACGGGGAGTGGGCCGAATTTCCAGCGACGCCGGACGCAAGCCAGGACGCCAATGGCGCCGGGCAAGACGGTCCTCACCTGAAAATTACGTTGCGGGGGGTAGGGGAGAAGGACCAGGCTCTGCTGACTGAGGAGCTTGGAAACCTGGGTAGCGTTGTCGGTGAAATGAAGTCGGGCGGCGATTTGACGTTGTGGCTCGACTCGGATGTATCCGCCGACGATATCGTCGCCGTGTGCTGTTTCGTGATCGATGAAGCGCAGATCGCGGTCAGCCGCGGCAATGCAGCGGATGCGGCGCCTGCTAGCGGGTCGCAAGCTGCTGCAGAGCAGGAAGATTTGGAAGCGTTGAACGAGGTGGCGGCAAAAGCACCCGCATCTGAGAAGACGGAACCGGCGGCAGTCTCTGCTGCTGCCGCCGAGTCCCGCACCAAGACATCCGCAAGCGTCGCGGTGACAGAAGCGCTCGAAGCGCCGAAGGCACCCGAAGGCGACAAGAAAACGAAAGCGGCAGCCGCGCCCGCTGCCGCGGAAGGCAGCTCCATCCGCGTGGGCGTGGAGAAGGTCGATCAGCTGATCAACCTCGTCGGCGAACTGGTGATCACGCAAGCAATGCTCGCCGAAACCACGAGTACCTTCGACCCCGCGTTACACGACCGCCTGTTCAATGGCATGGCGCAGCTCGAACGCAATGCGCGCGACCTGCAAGAAGCGGTGATGTCGATCCGCATGATGCCAATGGACTACGTGTTCAGCCGTTTCCCCCGGCTTGTGCGCGATCTCGCCGGGAAGCTCGGCAAGGAAGTGGAACTCGTCACGTTCGGACAGGCGACGGAGCTGGACAAGAGCCTGATCGAACGCATCATCGATCCGTTGACGCACCTTGTGCGCAACTCGCTCGACCATGGCATCGAAACCGTGGAAGCGCGACGTGCGGCGGGTAAAGCGGCGGCGGGACAACTGGTGCTGTCGGCGGCGCATCACGGCGGCAACATCGTGATCGAAGTCAGCGACGACGGCGCGGGCCTGCGTCGCGACAAGATTCTCGCGAAGGCGCTGAAGCAAGGCATGCAGGTGAACGAACAAATGTCCGACGACGAAGTCTGGCAACTGATCTTCATGCCGGGCTTTTCCACCGCCGAAAAGGTCACGGACATCTCCGGCCGCGGCGTGGGCATGGACGTAGTGAAACGCAACATCCAGGCGATGGGCGGCCATGTCGAGATTCAGTCGCGCGAAGGCCGTGGCACCACCACGAAGATCGTGTTGCCGCTGACGCTGGCGATTCTGGACGGCATGTCGGTGAAGGTGGGCGCCGAGATTTTCATCCTGCCGCTGAACTTCGTCATGGAGTCGCTGCAACCCGTTGCCGAGGATATATACACCGTTGCCGGCGGCGAGCGCGTGGTACGCGTTCGTGGCGAATATCTGCCGCTGGTTGCGCTGCATCAGGTCTTCGAAGTGACCGATGCGCGCACGGAACCCACGCAGGGAATTATCACGATCATCCAGTCGGAAGGACGCCGCTTTGCCATGCTGATCGATGAACTGGTCGGCCAGCAGCAAGTGGTGGTGAAGAACCTGGAAACGAATTACCGCAAGGTGCACGGCATTTCCGCTGCGACCATCCTGGGCGACGGCCGCGTTGCGCTGATCGTCGACGTAGCGGCGCTGAACCGTGAAAACCGCTCGGCGCACGGCGCGTTGAGTCACTAA
- the cheW gene encoding chemotaxis protein CheW gives MAADIQSITSAVQRRDVQRASQAEAAGQEFLVFTLGAEEYGIDILKVQEIRGYDNVTRIANAPAFIKGVINLRGIIVPIVDMRIKFNLGRVEYDNQTVVIILNVAHRVVGMVVDGVSDVLTLQADQVMPAPEFGATLTTEYLTGLGTVDGRMLILMDIEKLMTSKEMELIDSVAVTA, from the coding sequence GTGGCAGCAGACATCCAATCCATTACTTCGGCGGTACAACGCCGTGACGTTCAACGCGCCAGCCAGGCAGAAGCGGCAGGACAGGAGTTCCTCGTCTTCACGCTGGGCGCGGAAGAGTACGGCATAGACATCCTGAAGGTGCAGGAAATTCGCGGCTACGACAACGTCACGCGCATCGCGAATGCGCCGGCGTTCATCAAGGGCGTGATCAACTTGCGCGGCATTATCGTGCCGATCGTCGATATGCGCATCAAGTTCAATCTCGGCCGCGTGGAATATGACAACCAGACGGTCGTGATCATCCTGAACGTTGCGCATCGCGTGGTCGGCATGGTCGTGGACGGCGTGTCCGACGTGCTCACGCTGCAAGCAGACCAGGTCATGCCGGCGCCGGAATTCGGCGCCACGCTCACCACCGAATACCTGACGGGCCTCGGCACGGTGGATGGCCGGATGCTGATCCTGATGGACATCGAAAAGTTGATGACGAGCAAGGAGATGGAGTTGATCGACTCCGTCGCCGTGACCGCCTGA
- a CDS encoding BadF/BadG/BcrA/BcrD ATPase family protein, with product MTTSTYTHRYLIGVDGGGSGTRVVLADTEGIELARATGGPSGLALGVEHAWDAIEVACSRAFETAGLPFEWSACALGCGLAGVNHAGWLAQFHAIAPDGCALAVESDAFTTLLGAHGGEPGVIVALGTGSIAASLDAGGQFSIAGGYGFPSGDEASGAWLGLRAVVHLQHVLDGRAPADDWSAALLACTDATDRDSLVVWLCAANQTGYATLAPTVFEHRKHPFAARLLEEAGREIAKMVSALDPNQSLPVALCGGLAVPLAPFVPDELRSRLRLPLADSAAGALQLARHAASRKSPHEG from the coding sequence ATGACTACTTCAACTTACACACACAGGTATCTGATCGGCGTTGACGGCGGCGGCAGCGGTACGCGCGTCGTCCTGGCTGACACGGAAGGCATCGAACTGGCACGTGCGACGGGCGGCCCGTCAGGCCTGGCGCTTGGCGTCGAGCACGCGTGGGACGCTATCGAAGTGGCGTGTTCGCGTGCGTTTGAAACAGCCGGCCTGCCGTTCGAGTGGAGCGCATGTGCGCTTGGTTGTGGCCTCGCTGGCGTGAATCACGCGGGTTGGCTGGCGCAGTTCCATGCAATCGCGCCGGATGGGTGTGCGCTTGCCGTCGAAAGCGACGCCTTCACCACGTTGCTCGGCGCGCACGGAGGCGAGCCGGGCGTGATCGTGGCGCTGGGAACGGGCAGTATCGCCGCGTCGCTGGATGCAGGCGGTCAGTTCTCGATCGCGGGCGGTTATGGTTTTCCGAGCGGCGACGAGGCGAGCGGAGCCTGGTTGGGCTTGCGGGCGGTCGTGCATCTGCAGCACGTGCTGGACGGCCGGGCACCCGCCGACGACTGGTCCGCGGCGTTGCTCGCGTGTACGGACGCGACTGACCGAGACAGCCTCGTCGTATGGCTGTGCGCGGCGAATCAAACGGGTTATGCAACGCTGGCGCCCACGGTTTTCGAACACAGGAAACATCCGTTCGCGGCTCGCCTCCTTGAGGAAGCGGGGCGTGAGATCGCCAAAATGGTGTCGGCGCTGGACCCGAATCAGTCGCTGCCGGTCGCGCTGTGTGGCGGGTTGGCCGTACCACTAGCTCCGTTCGTTCCGGACGAACTGCGTAGCCGCTTGCGATTGCCACTCGCGGACTCTGCTGCAGGCGCTCTGCAACTGGCCCGCCACGCCGCGAGCCGAAAATCGCCCCATGAGGGCTAA
- a CDS encoding glycosyltransferase family 4 protein: protein MRIAQIAPLHEAVPPKFYGGTERVVSYLTDALVDLGHDVTLFASGDSQTKAKLEAAWPRALRLDPSIRDWNAPHALLLENVRRRAHEFDVLHFHLDYMPFSVFSQMDTPFLTTLHGRLDLPELQPVFSAFPDASVISISDSQRAPLPQAGWLNTIYHGLPEKLLTPQTHKKPEYLAFLGRICPEKRADLAIKIAAQSGLPLKIAAKVDKVDQEYFKTVIEPLLAESKASVEFVGEINEQQKPEFLSGAKALLFPIDWSEPFGLVMIEAMACGTPVIAFNRGSVPEVIDHGVTGFICEDVQGAVGALQRLGELSRTEIRAQFERRFSAKTMALNYVESYTALLQAAKRPILRRVAIG, encoded by the coding sequence ATGCGTATCGCACAAATTGCACCGTTGCACGAAGCAGTCCCCCCGAAGTTTTACGGCGGCACCGAGCGCGTCGTCTCGTATCTGACCGATGCACTGGTTGATCTCGGCCATGACGTGACGCTGTTCGCAAGCGGCGACTCGCAGACGAAGGCGAAGCTGGAAGCCGCCTGGCCGCGCGCGTTGCGTCTCGATCCGTCCATCCGCGACTGGAATGCGCCGCACGCGCTGCTGCTTGAGAACGTACGCCGTCGGGCTCATGAATTCGACGTGCTGCACTTCCACCTCGACTACATGCCGTTCTCGGTGTTCTCGCAAATGGACACGCCGTTTCTGACCACGCTCCATGGCCGGCTGGATCTGCCCGAGTTGCAGCCAGTGTTCAGCGCGTTTCCTGATGCATCGGTCATATCGATCTCGGATTCGCAGCGCGCGCCGCTTCCGCAGGCTGGCTGGCTCAACACGATCTATCACGGACTGCCGGAAAAGTTGTTGACGCCGCAAACGCACAAGAAGCCGGAATACCTGGCGTTCTTGGGTCGTATCTGTCCGGAGAAGCGCGCCGATCTCGCCATCAAGATCGCTGCTCAAAGCGGTCTTCCGCTGAAAATTGCCGCCAAGGTGGACAAGGTCGACCAGGAATACTTCAAGACCGTGATCGAGCCGCTGCTCGCTGAGTCGAAAGCCAGTGTTGAATTTGTCGGCGAGATCAACGAGCAGCAAAAGCCGGAGTTCCTGTCTGGCGCGAAGGCGTTGCTGTTCCCGATTGACTGGTCAGAGCCGTTCGGTCTGGTAATGATCGAGGCCATGGCGTGCGGTACGCCGGTGATCGCGTTCAATCGAGGTTCAGTACCGGAAGTGATCGACCACGGCGTGACCGGCTTCATTTGCGAAGACGTGCAGGGCGCGGTCGGCGCACTCCAGCGCCTGGGCGAACTCTCGCGTACCGAAATTCGCGCGCAGTTCGAACGTCGCTTCAGTGCAAAGACCATGGCGCTGAATTACGTTGAAAGCTATACCGCGTTGTTGCAAGCCGCCAAGCGTCCGATATTGCGCCGGGTGGCAATCGGCTAA
- a CDS encoding DNA-3-methyladenine glycosylase I: MTNAKKSRPDDNTEPHRCGWVTTESLARYHDEEWGVASHDDRHLFEMLVLEGAQAGLSWLTILNKREGYRDLFHNFDIDRVAAFSEDDAARLMLDARIIRNRAKISAAVANARAVQRIQAEHGSLANFVWSFVGNTPIDTPRATYAQAPASNEVSDAMSRALKKYGCKFVGTTICYAFMQATGMVNDHEAACFCRFRKSEAVPKRESAKRRTN; encoded by the coding sequence ATGACAAACGCGAAGAAAAGCCGCCCAGACGACAACACCGAGCCGCACCGCTGCGGCTGGGTAACAACCGAATCACTCGCCCGCTATCACGACGAGGAATGGGGCGTTGCGTCCCATGACGATCGCCATCTGTTCGAAATGCTCGTACTCGAAGGCGCGCAGGCTGGACTGTCATGGTTGACGATCTTGAACAAGCGCGAGGGTTACCGGGATTTGTTCCACAACTTCGACATCGATCGGGTAGCCGCCTTCAGCGAAGACGACGCAGCCCGGTTGATGCTCGACGCCCGCATCATCCGCAATCGCGCGAAGATCTCGGCGGCCGTCGCTAACGCTCGCGCGGTGCAGCGCATCCAGGCGGAACACGGCTCGCTCGCGAATTTCGTGTGGTCGTTCGTAGGCAATACGCCCATCGACACTCCGCGCGCAACCTATGCACAGGCGCCCGCCTCCAACGAAGTCTCCGACGCAATGAGCCGCGCTCTCAAGAAATACGGCTGCAAGTTCGTCGGAACGACCATCTGTTACGCGTTCATGCAGGCAACAGGCATGGTCAACGACCACGAGGCCGCCTGTTTCTGCCGGTTCCGCAAAAGCGAAGCCGTTCCCAAGCGGGAGTCGGCTAAGCGCAGAACAAATTAG